A genomic segment from Perognathus longimembris pacificus isolate PPM17 chromosome 15, ASM2315922v1, whole genome shotgun sequence encodes:
- the Bcl2 gene encoding apoptosis regulator Bcl-2 isoform X2 — protein MAHAGRTGYDHREIVMKYIHYKLSQRGYAWDAADPGDHAPPGIFSQPGSHPPPATQPPPPPTTPPPGDPAAAAAARTSPSPPAAHPAAAAVGPALSPVPPVVHLTLRQAGDDFSRRYRRDFAEMSSQLHLTPFTARGRFATVVEELFRDGVNWGRIVAFFEFGGVMCVESVNREMSPLVDNIALWMTEYLNRHLHTWIQENGGWVE, from the coding sequence atgGCGCACGCGGGGAGGACCGGGTATGACCACCGGGAGATCGTGATGAAGTACATCCACTACAAACTGTCCCAGAGGGGCTACGCGTGGGACGCGGCCGACCCGGGGGACCACGCGCCCCCCGGCATCTTCTCCCAGCCTGGGAGTCACCCTCCGCCCGCCACGCAGCCGCCACCGCCACCAACAACGCCGCCGCCCGGGGatcccgcagccgccgccgccgccaggacctccccgtccccgcccgccgcccaccccgccgccgccgccgtcgggcCGGCGCTCAGCCCGGTGCCACCTGTGGTCCACCTGACGCTGCGCCAGGCCGGCGACGACTTCTCCCGCCGCTACCGCCGCGACTTCGCCGAGATGTCCAGCCAGCTGCACCTGACGCCCTTCACCGCGAGGGGACGCTTCGCCACGGTGGTGGAGGAGCTCTTCAGGGACGGGGTGAACTGGGGCCGCATCGTGGCCTTCTTCGAGTTCGGTGGGGTCATGTGCGTGGAGAGCGTCAACCGGGAGATGTCCCCCCTCGTGGACAACATCGCCCTGTGGATGACCGAGTACCTGAACCGCCACCTGCACACCTGGATCCAGGAGAACGGAGGCTGG